From the genome of Halomonas sp. I5-271120, one region includes:
- the rseP gene encoding sigma E protease regulator RseP has translation MSVIQDVLAVIVVLGLLVTFHEFGHFWVARRCGVKVLRFSVGFGKPLWSRVDRHGTEFAVAAIPLGGYVKMLDEREAPVDPDEAHLAFNRQGVWSRIAIVAAGPLANFLLAIIAYWLLFVIGITTVAPVVGDVAPDSAAARGGLSTGQEIVAVQGEPVRSWDDINLKLVAAIGETGAISMTSRPEGATAAREHRLPVENWLVGQDPPRPLATLGLTPWRPALPAVLGQVLDGEAAASAGLQAGDRILRVDGTPIDDWMAFVDRVRASPGEPLTLEIERAGERQTLALTPRPSTPEGGQSIGYIGAGVASAEWPAKYQREIHYGPLDAVGQSLNKTAEMSVLTLDAMRKMLVGLISPSNLSGPITIARIAGETARTGVESFIGFLAYLSISLGILNLLPIPVLDGGHLVYYFIEAVRGRPVSEQVQAVGFKIGLALVGSMMMMAMYFDLMRLW, from the coding sequence ATGAGCGTGATACAGGACGTGCTGGCGGTGATCGTGGTTCTCGGACTGCTGGTCACCTTTCATGAGTTTGGCCACTTCTGGGTGGCCAGGCGTTGCGGCGTCAAGGTGCTGCGCTTCTCGGTGGGCTTCGGCAAACCGCTATGGTCGCGGGTCGATCGCCACGGTACCGAGTTCGCCGTGGCGGCTATTCCATTGGGCGGCTACGTCAAGATGCTCGACGAGCGCGAGGCGCCGGTCGATCCTGATGAGGCGCACCTGGCCTTCAACCGCCAGGGAGTGTGGTCGCGTATCGCGATCGTTGCCGCCGGCCCGCTGGCCAACTTCTTGCTGGCGATCATCGCCTACTGGCTGCTGTTCGTGATCGGCATCACCACGGTCGCACCGGTGGTCGGCGACGTGGCGCCGGACTCGGCGGCCGCCCGCGGCGGGCTGTCTACCGGGCAGGAAATCGTCGCCGTGCAGGGCGAGCCGGTGCGTTCCTGGGACGACATCAACCTGAAGCTGGTCGCGGCGATCGGTGAGACCGGCGCGATCAGCATGACCTCGCGCCCCGAAGGCGCCACGGCGGCGCGCGAACATCGTCTGCCCGTCGAGAATTGGCTGGTCGGCCAGGATCCGCCCCGGCCGCTGGCAACCCTCGGCCTAACGCCCTGGCGGCCAGCGCTGCCCGCGGTGCTGGGCCAGGTGCTGGATGGCGAGGCTGCGGCCAGCGCTGGCCTGCAGGCGGGCGATCGCATCCTCCGCGTCGATGGCACGCCGATCGATGATTGGATGGCCTTCGTCGACCGGGTCCGCGCGAGCCCTGGCGAGCCGCTGACGCTTGAAATCGAACGGGCCGGCGAACGCCAGACCCTGGCGCTGACACCGCGTCCGAGCACCCCCGAGGGTGGCCAGTCCATCGGCTATATCGGTGCCGGCGTGGCCAGTGCCGAATGGCCGGCCAAATACCAGCGTGAGATTCATTACGGCCCTCTGGATGCGGTCGGGCAGTCGCTCAACAAGACCGCCGAGATGTCAGTGTTGACCCTGGACGCGATGCGCAAGATGCTGGTGGGGCTGATTTCGCCATCGAATCTCTCGGGGCCGATCACCATCGCCCGCATCGCCGGTGAAACGGCGCGTACCGGCGTCGAGAGCTTCATAGGTTTCCTTGCCTATCTGTCGATCAGCCTGGGCATTCTCAACCTGCTGCCGATCCCGGTGCTCGACGGCGGGCACCTGGTCTATTACT
- the ispC gene encoding 1-deoxy-D-xylulose-5-phosphate reductoisomerase, translating into MSLSVSNTTRPQRVTVLGATGSIGTSTLDVVARHPERYQVHALTAQRSKEALLALCQTHRPAQAVIGSEADAAWLRERLAEAQLPTEVRAGEEALVEVAKASEADVVMAAIVGAAGLVPTLAAVRAGKRVLLANKEALVMSGGLFMDAVARHGAVLLPIDSEHNAIYQCLPPEHRGGLDRIGVSQLLLTASGGPFLGWSADALTRVTPDQACAHPNWSMGRKISVDSATLMNKGLELIEACWLFDAGPEQIQVVVHPQSVIHSMAAYRDGSVLAQLGNPDMRTPIAYGLSWPERIEAGVAPLDLFQVARLDFEAPDEAAFPCLRLAREAMAAGGSAPALLNAANEVAVDAFLEGRLSFPGIAELNEAVLSACSPSAADELEGILAEDDRGRRAARHHLERYGRE; encoded by the coding sequence ATGAGTCTTTCTGTATCCAACACCACTCGCCCTCAGCGCGTCACCGTGCTGGGTGCCACCGGCTCCATCGGCACCAGCACGCTTGATGTGGTCGCGCGCCATCCGGAACGCTATCAGGTGCATGCGCTGACCGCTCAGCGCTCGAAGGAAGCCCTGCTGGCGCTGTGTCAGACGCATCGCCCTGCCCAGGCAGTGATTGGCAGCGAGGCCGATGCCGCCTGGCTGCGCGAGCGGCTGGCGGAGGCCCAGCTGCCTACGGAAGTACGCGCCGGTGAAGAAGCGCTGGTTGAGGTCGCTAAGGCTTCTGAGGCCGATGTGGTGATGGCGGCCATCGTCGGTGCTGCAGGGCTTGTGCCGACGCTTGCCGCCGTGCGCGCTGGCAAGCGGGTGTTACTTGCCAACAAGGAAGCCCTGGTGATGAGCGGTGGCCTGTTCATGGATGCCGTGGCCAGGCATGGCGCCGTGTTGTTGCCGATCGATTCCGAACATAATGCTATTTATCAGTGTCTACCTCCCGAGCATCGTGGCGGCCTTGATCGCATCGGCGTCAGCCAGCTGCTGCTGACGGCTTCGGGCGGACCCTTCCTCGGCTGGTCGGCGGATGCCCTGACCCGGGTCACCCCCGACCAGGCCTGTGCCCATCCCAACTGGTCGATGGGGCGCAAGATTTCGGTGGACAGTGCGACCCTGATGAACAAAGGGCTTGAGCTAATCGAGGCCTGCTGGCTCTTCGATGCCGGCCCCGAGCAGATTCAGGTGGTCGTGCATCCACAGAGCGTGATCCATTCGATGGCAGCCTATCGGGACGGCTCGGTGCTCGCTCAGCTCGGCAATCCGGATATGCGCACGCCGATCGCCTATGGCCTGTCCTGGCCGGAGCGCATCGAGGCAGGCGTCGCGCCGCTCGACCTGTTTCAGGTCGCCAGGCTCGACTTCGAGGCACCCGATGAGGCGGCCTTTCCCTGCCTGCGGCTGGCCCGTGAGGCGATGGCCGCCGGCGGGAGCGCGCCTGCGCTGCTCAATGCCGCCAACGAGGTGGCCGTGGACGCCTTTCTCGAAGGCCGGCTATCCTTCCCGGGCATTGCCGAGCTCAACGAGGCTGTGCTGTCGGCCTGTTCGCCGTCGGCGGCCGACGAACTCGAAGGCATCCTCGCCGAGGATGACCGGGGCCGTCGGGCGGCCCGTCATCACCTGGAACGCTATGGGCGGGAGTAA
- a CDS encoding phosphatidate cytidylyltransferase: MLKQRILTAVILVPLALVGLFLFEGGAFALFTGLVVVLAAWEWTNLAGLSRLTSRLAATAGLGLAMLLLWAGGSGQANGLLWLGAAAWLANLYWITHYPERRAQWATPGRRLVMGLVVLLPCWVGFNSLRASGVEWLLFVLLLVWLADTGAYFAGRAFGRHKLAPAVSPGKTWEGVVGGVVATLALALGYAVWLSLGLGETLGLMLATVLVTLVSVLGDLFESMLKRTRGIKDSGVLLPGHGGVLDRIDSLTAAIPIFALLRVWL; encoded by the coding sequence GTGCTTAAGCAACGAATTCTGACTGCCGTCATCCTGGTGCCGCTGGCACTGGTCGGACTCTTCCTGTTCGAGGGTGGCGCCTTCGCTCTCTTCACGGGCCTGGTGGTGGTGCTTGCCGCCTGGGAGTGGACCAATCTCGCCGGCCTGTCGCGCCTGACTTCCCGCCTCGCGGCCACTGCAGGCCTGGGGCTTGCCATGTTGCTGCTTTGGGCGGGCGGCAGTGGTCAGGCCAACGGCCTGCTGTGGCTCGGCGCGGCTGCCTGGCTTGCCAACCTCTACTGGATCACTCACTACCCCGAGCGTCGGGCTCAATGGGCGACGCCCGGTCGGCGCCTGGTCATGGGCCTGGTGGTATTGCTGCCCTGCTGGGTAGGCTTCAACAGCCTGCGTGCCAGCGGCGTCGAGTGGCTGCTCTTCGTGCTGCTGTTGGTGTGGCTGGCCGACACCGGGGCCTATTTCGCCGGCCGAGCCTTCGGGCGTCACAAGCTGGCGCCTGCCGTCAGTCCCGGCAAGACCTGGGAAGGCGTGGTGGGCGGTGTGGTCGCCACCTTGGCGTTGGCCCTTGGCTATGCCGTCTGGCTGTCGCTTGGCCTTGGCGAGACCCTGGGTCTGATGCTTGCCACCGTGCTGGTGACCCTGGTCTCAGTGCTTGGGGATCTATTCGAGAGCATGTTGAAGCGCACCCGGGGCATCAAGGATTCCGGGGTGCTGCTGCCCGGTCACGGTGGCGTGCTGGATCGCATCGATAGCCTGACCGCGGCGATTCCCATCTTTGCCCTGCTGCGGGTGTGGCTATGA
- the uppS gene encoding polyprenyl diphosphate synthase has protein sequence MTSPQSPESHRRATPRHLAIIMDGNNRWAKAHGLSGVRGHRAGVESVRAVIRRAAERGVEVLTLFAFSSENWKRPPAEVNALMELFLIALKREVKKLHEHDIRLTIIGEREGFSASIQKHIARAETLTADNRGMHLVIAANYGGRWDIAQAAQRLAARVAAGDLEAAQVDEQSLGREVCLADAPEVDLCIRTSGEQRLSNFLLWQLAYAELHFSPLLWPDFGAEALDEAFADFARRQRRFGMTHEQVEAQGA, from the coding sequence ATGACATCACCGCAGTCCCCTGAATCGCATCGCCGGGCGACCCCGCGTCATCTGGCGATCATCATGGATGGCAACAACCGCTGGGCCAAGGCCCATGGCCTGTCCGGGGTGCGCGGTCATCGTGCGGGCGTCGAGTCGGTGCGGGCGGTGATCCGCCGCGCCGCGGAGCGCGGGGTCGAGGTGCTGACCCTGTTCGCCTTCTCCAGCGAGAACTGGAAGCGTCCGCCGGCCGAGGTCAACGCCTTGATGGAGCTGTTCCTGATCGCCCTCAAGCGGGAGGTCAAGAAGCTGCACGAACATGATATTCGGCTGACCATCATCGGTGAGCGCGAGGGTTTCTCGGCGTCTATCCAGAAGCACATCGCCCGTGCCGAGACACTGACCGCCGACAACCGCGGCATGCACCTGGTGATCGCCGCCAACTACGGCGGCCGTTGGGACATCGCCCAGGCCGCGCAGCGCCTCGCCGCCCGTGTGGCGGCAGGCGATCTCGAGGCCGCGCAGGTCGATGAACAGTCGCTGGGCCGCGAGGTCTGCCTGGCCGATGCGCCGGAGGTGGATCTTTGCATCCGTACCAGCGGTGAGCAGCGCCTGTCCAACTTCCTGCTATGGCAGCTGGCCTATGCCGAGCTGCATTTTTCTCCCCTGCTGTGGCCGGATTTCGGCGCCGAGGCGCTCGATGAGGCCTTCGCCGACTTCGCGCGTCGCCAGCGTCGCTTCGGCATGACGCACGAGCAAGTTGAGGCCCAGGGTGCTTAA
- the frr gene encoding ribosome recycling factor translates to MINDIQKDAEARMDKTIESLHANFNKIRTGRAHPSILDAVTVDYYGAQMPLNQVASVNVEDARTLAVVPWEKSMVPKVEKAIMTADLGLNPATAGSVIRVPMPMLTEETRKGYIKQARSEAENARVAVRNVRRDANGDIKALLKEKEISEDEEHGGTDAIQKLTDKHIAEIDKLLEAKEKDLMTV, encoded by the coding sequence CATGGACAAGACCATCGAGTCACTGCATGCGAACTTCAACAAGATCCGCACCGGCCGTGCCCATCCCAGCATCCTTGATGCGGTGACCGTGGATTATTACGGCGCCCAGATGCCGCTTAACCAGGTCGCTAGCGTCAACGTCGAGGACGCGCGTACCCTGGCGGTCGTGCCCTGGGAAAAGTCCATGGTGCCCAAGGTCGAGAAAGCCATCATGACCGCGGACCTGGGCCTCAACCCGGCAACGGCGGGCAGCGTGATTCGCGTGCCGATGCCGATGCTGACCGAGGAAACCCGCAAGGGCTACATCAAGCAGGCCCGCTCCGAGGCCGAGAACGCCCGTGTGGCGGTGCGCAACGTGCGTCGCGATGCCAACGGTGACATCAAGGCGCTGCTCAAGGAGAAAGAAATCTCCGAAGATGAAGAGCACGGCGGCACGGACGCCATCCAGAAGCTGACCGACAAGCACATTGCTGAGATCGACAAGCTGTTGGAAGCCAAGGAAAAGGACCTGATGACGGTCTGA